One Etheostoma cragini isolate CJK2018 chromosome 18, CSU_Ecrag_1.0, whole genome shotgun sequence DNA window includes the following coding sequences:
- the casp8ap2 gene encoding CASP8-associated protein 2 isoform X1 produces the protein MENIDTKDAPGLFVPDVSEDSVDIYEGLDIGFSSDAEKSSPKASQLKDSMDLYEELVTEEQQSKEASYLELKSRFQAAQLQIKELRRRVEQMEIQNTGLNTENYHLKKNISALLQTARQEVTRKDAEIQRLIQQSHKGFHHPQSHINNRRNPSSLSRISLGSSISRPPPPPPPNLLQPSLPSSSPPPQPALPPREEDPPRDPPREDDPPRDPPRDPPPSSKRESNSCTSQPNASSRKSSSSSSTRHSEPGKHKSTHREEKYQSQNLSEPTDRRHRSCSDPDGSHKADKDKGRRHDSRSCKSKDYLNVEGRHRSDESRTPPPEIPHAAVTFDDKKRRSRERRPDAAKMSTPMSTHSSKESRGRDHRKIQTSDKHVGRKKDGKDSSSHHRAERCSNSSKERGEKRLSKDYQRKEDRRREEDVCRKHKRSTSSETSREREKAKAKESDQSKVDASSKGGKKKTYEASKRSSEGPNITEKSFVEDNSPNRKLCFMETLNLTLSPIKKQVLPANTTHVELPPVDKVMENWADDESSQPNVEDMCVIDELNSSELEPLLEDVADVTKKSNAEMTHKSCDHGKDVQEEDKKQSKSPAADKHCEDRSVQSTSSHSLHPGNAGNPMAGHLAATSAEISSPQSRNYEDKIQQASDSQGNDCGSMETTDGDSDTPRCIFEQHTGNSSHKVNPRNDIDQSVAITDPVMFDSSAERKCTNPKPAVQKSLPVDSEDAAASPLGGNPVAEDVTDKVNHESQQMSTTILPQDCQQVLQVSNSIHKKDAGHTQDGPKDAVSSTISLESLPQEGLSLAEAIYVLTQTNEDINESSSICTEPSSSTGCIAVSKVSSTTEETALPEKYRNLTFTPKKSFTPRKCHSVEPSSSVPLLHDEDSMMLTLSNLKRIPDAISPLRSPIRITKRSLLHVHGKPGHVKSLQKEFSTTAVDANTKKLDVNKENKYPGSPANHDAQNLVDEVSDLPSSLSDTELEEGEIFSESDGEATDSSLPAHKKAKLAQPVKHKPSPKCVLKRKSKERLVASKDTHETAGVATPSPKSRFKTVCPAATKAPFSTMEEVMETFKMVRTEIRKKYMKLHKTFPKKSFYGVMFNFQESFLEFVDGAHFGQICSQSRELKSMLKKLIVSVFGKVSNNGIVKRIFEQQAVNLKQRLWDFVDVQVDYLLKDIYTALKSLCKPAKAQAEDAKPRGNDKVSRQPPAKRTSCQQPDAQSPPSSLKQIKPCAVAPYKTGLGSRGKDIRITHVEIDRSVDLQPTSFPHTQTVANHLPSKSIPSTPEKSNKSSLVVPQNVSLLEKTDFELLTEQQASSLTFNLVRDTQMGEIFKCLLQGSDLLESNGITADSTAWSLSTPRKDGERFLSITTPTKFNSPSKLLSPTKFATPSKLIATWSSISPRKMMSPPTKDQIPLNPALFDESCLLEVPSESSTVLQSSLASQRSYSILAEDLAVSLTIPSPLKSDGHLSFLQPSGMHHMSTPDSVISAHISEDALLDEEDASEQDIHLALDTDNSSCGSSSSQVLATPFLFKPDLPMHALVMEKSNDHFIVKIRQAATGAGARLTVEKNSGQILTEEDDVDTKDSRAKAVLSDKSWNEAPLNAVASEKSLSGTNADIHLTQDESLTLTKHPSHEKDLSTQQNTAKVCFPEDSQKLSESLKTTSSDKSLPNGAHFFGQISPASSGEDIPATADEKASDSPHRTEEGTALSKAQERISSSETLVSDTSPHQPADSSETNHRSQVSASHDSDEMQVSERSLVIAEDDISSTPEREQKHCDKGRKRKKHQKSKAKRCRKEDEESREEDGERESKSSPASLSPNSLYAKNVIRKKGEVVLAWTRDEDRAILIDLKTKGASRDTFSALSEKLDKPSERIADRFYQLMKLFKKQEKMDT, from the exons ATGGAGAACATTGACACCAAGGATGCTCCTGGTC TCTTTGTACCTGATGTCAGTGAAGATTCTGTGGATATCTATGAAGGTCTGGATATCGGTTTTAGCAGCGATGCAG AGAAGTCATCTCCAAAGGCTTCTCAGCTTAAGGACTCTATGGATCTTTATGAAGAACTAGTCACAGAAGAACAGCAGAGCAAAGAGGCATCGTACTTGGAG ttgAAATCCAGATTCCAGGCAGCTCAACTCCAAATTAAAGAGTTGCGCAGGAGAGTGGAGCAGATGGAGATCCAg aATACAGGGTTGAACACTGAGAACTACCATCTCAAAAAGAACATCTCTGCACTTTTACAAACAGCTCGACAGGAGGTGACTCGAAAAGATGCAGAGATTCAGAGGTTAATCCAACA GTCACACAAAGGTTTCCACCATCCCCAATCTCACATTAATAATCGTCGGAATCCAAGTTCCTTGAGTCGGATCTCGTTAGGCAGCTCCATTAGTAGGccgcctcctccacctccccccaATCTTTTGCAGCCTTCTTTACCATCTAGCTCTCCTCCACCTCAACCAGCTTTGCCTCCCAGGGAGGAAGACCCTCCCAGGGATCCTCCAAGGGAGGATGACCCTCCCAGGGATCCTCCCAGGGatcctcctccatcctccaaAAGAGAAAGCAATAGTTGCACCTCTCAGCCCAATGCATCCAGCAGGAAATCCAGCAGCAGTTCATCAACCCGACACAGTGAGCCAGGTAAACACAAGTCCACgcacagagaagaaaaatatcaaagtCAAAACCTCTCTGAACCTACAGATAGGAGACATAGAAGTTGTTCAGATCCTGACGGGTCTCACAAAGCAGACAAGGACAAAGGACGAAGACATGACTCCAGATCATGTAAAAGCAAGGACTACCTAAATGTTGAGGGGCGCCACAGATCAGACGAGTCAAGAACCCCTCCGCCAGAGATTCCACATGCTGCTGTTACCTTTGATGACAAGAAAAGGAGAAGTCGAGAGCGGAGACCGGATGCAGCCAAAATGTCAACACCAATGTCAACACACAGCTCTAAAGAGAGCCGTGGCCGAGATCATAGAAAAATCCAGACTAGTGACAAACATGTCGGGAGGAAGAAGGATGGGAAAGATTCCTCTTCACATCACCGTGCTGAGCGCTGCAGTAATTCTTCcaaagagaggggagagaaaagacTGTCGAAGGATTATCAAAGGAAGGAGGATAGACGACGTGAAGAGGACGTCTGCAGAAAACATAAGAGGAGCACTTCATCAGAGACGAGCAGAGAACGTGAGAAAGCCAAAGCAAAAGAATCAGACCAGAGTAAAGTGGATGCCAGTAGTaagggggggaaaaagaagaCATATGAGGCCTCAAAAAGGTCATCTGAAGGACCAAATATCACTGAGAAGAGCTTTGTGGAGGACAATAGTCCAAACAGAAAATTGTGTTTCATGGAAACATTAAATCTAACCCTTTCACCAATTAAGAAGCAAGTGTTGCCTGCCAATACCACCCATGTTGAGCTCCCACCAGTGGACAAGGTAATGGAAAATTGGGCAGATGATGAAAGTTCACAACCTAACGTTGAGGacatgtgtgtgattgatgaaCTAAACAGCAGTGAATTAGAACCACTGTTAGAAGATGTTGCAGATGTCACCAAAAAGTCAAATGCTGAAATGACACACAAGAGCTGTGACCATGGAAAAGATGTCCAGGAGGAAGACAAAAAGCAGAGTAAAAGTCCTGCAGCTGACAAGCATTGTGAAGACCGTTCAGTCCAGTCTACCTCATCTCACAGCCTACACCCAGGTAATGCAGGAAATCCAATGGCTGGGCATCTCGCAGCAACATCAGCAGAGATTAGTTCTCCACAATCAAGAAATTATGAAGACAAAATCCAGCAGGCCTCAGACAGCCAGGGAAATGATTGTGGATCTATGGAGACTACGGATGGTGACAGTGACACGCCCCGATGCATTTTTGAACAGCACACAGGCAATTCTTCACACAAAGTAAATCCTAGAAATGATATTGACCAGTCTGTTGCTATTACAGACCCTGTTATGTTTGATTCAAGTGCAGAACGTAAGTGTACAAATCCTAAACCTGCAGTACAGAAAAGCCTCCCTGTGGATTCAGAAGATGCAGCTGCTTCCCCCTTAGGAGGAAATCCTGTAGCTGAAGATGTTACTGACAAGGTTAACCACGAAAGTCAGCAAATGTCTACCACTATTCTGCCTCAGGACTGTCAGCAAGTACTCCAGGTTTCCAATTCCATTCACAAGAAAGATGCTGGTCATACGCAAGATGGTCCTAAAGATGCAGTATCCAGTACAATAAGCCTGGAATCCCTTCCACAAGAAGGGCTGAGTCTAGCTGAGGCTATATACGTTTTAACACAGACAAATGAAGACATCAATGAAAGCAGTAGCATCTGCACTGAGCCAAGCTCTTCCACTGGCTGCATCGCCGTGTCCAAAGTCAGCAGCACCACCGAGGAGACGGCGCTGCCAGAGAAGTACAGGAACCTGACTTTCACACCAAAGAAGAGCTTCACCCCCCGCAAGTGTCATAGCGTTGAGCCTTCCAGTTCCGTGCCTTTACTCCATGATGAGGACTCCATGATGCTCACACTAAGCAATCTGAAGAGAATCCCTGATGCCATAAGCCCTCTGAGGAGCCCCATACGGATAACCAAGAGGAGTCTTCTCCATGTTCACGGCAAGCCAGGTCATGTCAAGAGCCTACAAAAAG AGTTCTCCACCACAGCTGTtgatgccaacacaaagaagttGGAcgtaaacaaagaaaacaagtatCCGGGTTCACCTGCAAACCATGACGCACAAAACTTGGTGGATGAGGTATCCGACCTGCCTTCAAGTCTCTCTGACACGGAACTGGAGGAAGGGGAAATTTTCAGCGAAAGTGATGGGGAGGCTACAGATTCTTCTCTTCCTGCGCACAAGAAGGCCAAGTTAGCACAGCCAGTCAAACATAAACCAAGTCCTAAGTGTGTGCTAAAGAGGAAATCCAAAGAAAGGTTGGTTGCATCAAAAGACACTCATGAAACAGCAGGTGTAGCGACACCAAGTCCGAAGAGTCGTTTTAAAACCGTTTGTCCTGCAGCAACCAAAGCACCTTTTTCCACCATGGAGGAAGTAATGGAGACATTCAAGATGGTTCGTACTGAGATCAGAAAAAAGTACATGAAGCTTCATAAAACCTTTCCCAAGAAGAGCTTCTATGGTGTGATGTTCAATTTCCAGGAATCTTTCTTAGAATTTGTGGACGGTGCTCATTTTGGTCAAATATGCAGTCAGTCAAGGGAGCTGAAATCCATGCTGAAGAAATtgattgtttctgtgtttggcAAAGTATCAAATAATGGTATTGTGAAACGCATTTTTGAACAGCAAGCAGTCAATCTGAAGCAAAGGTTGTGGGACTTTGTCGATGTCCAAGTCGACTACTTGTTGAAGGATATTTACACGGCACTAAAGAGCCTTTGCAAACCAGCGAAAGCTCAGGCTGAGGATGCCAAGCCCCGTGGAAATGATAAAGTATCCCGACAGCCTCCAGCAAAGAGAACATCTTGTCAACAACCGGATGCACAATCGCCTCCGTCCAGCCTGAAGCAAATCAAGCCATGCGCTGTCGCACCTTACAAAACAGGCCTTGGAAGCAGAGGAAAGGATATCAGAATCACACATGTGGAGATAGACAGGAGTGTTGATCTACAGCCAACAAGTTtcccacatacacaaacagtggcCAACCACCTTCCTTCAAAAAGTATTCCTTCAACTCCAGAGAAAAGTAACAAATCTTCTTTGGTTGTCCCTCAAAATGTCTCTTTGCTTGAGAAAACGGACTTTGAGCTTCTCACAGAACAGCAAGCTTCCAGTTTAACGTTCAACCTGGTGAGAGACACTCAAATGGGAGAAATCTTCAAGTGCCTCCTGCAAGGATCCGACTTGTTAGAAAGCAACGGCATCACTGCAGACAGCACAGCCTGGTCCCTCAGTACACCCAGGAAGGATGGAGAGAGGTTCCTCAGCATTACCACACCCACTAAATTTAACTCTCCGTCCAAACTGCTCTCGCCAACAAAATTTGCTACGCCCTCAAAACTTATTGCAACATGGTCTAGCATTTCCCCCCGCAAGATGATGTCTCCACCAACCAAAGATCAGATCCCGCTGAATCCAGCTTTATTTGATGAGAGTTGTTTGTTAGAAGTGCCTTCAGAGAGTAGCACAGTGCTGCAGTCCAGCCTGGCTTCACAGAGGTCGTATTCCATTCTAGCTGAAGATCTGGCAGTCTCCCTCACCATTCCATCACCTCTCAAGTCCGACGGCCACCTCAGCTTCCTACAGCCGTCGGGCATGCACCACATGTCCACGCCAGACAGCGTCATCAGCGCTCACATTAGTGAGGACGCACTGCTGGACGAGGAAGACGCTTCAGAGCAGGACATTCACCTGGCCCTCGACACCGACAACTCCAGCTGTGGCTCCAGCAGCAGCCAAGTACTCGCCACACCTTTTTTGTTCAAGCCTGACCTGCCCATGCACGCGCTTGTGATGGAGAAGTCCAATGATCATTTCATTGTAAAGATTCGCCAGGCGGCCACAGGAGCAGGTGCCAGGCTTACTGTCGAGAAAAACTCAGGTCAAATACTAACCGAAGAAGATGACGTGGACACTAAAGACAGTCGAGCAAAAGCTGTTTTGTCGGACAAATCGTGGAATGAGGCTCCTTTAAATGCTGTAGCGTCAGAGAAAAGTCTATCTGGGACCAATGCAGACATCCATCTCACTCAGGATGAGAGCTTAACACTAACAAAACATCCATCCCACGAAAAAGATTTATCAACTCAGCAAAATACCGCAAAAGTTTGTTTTCCTGAGGATTCACAGAAACTGTCGGAGTCTCTGAAAACTACTTCTTCAGACAAGAGTTTACCCAACGGTGCTCATTTCTTTGGACAGATCAGCCCGGCATCCAGCGGAGAAGATATCCCAGCCACTGCTGATGAGAAGGCAAGTGACTCACCCCACAGAACAGAAGAGGGGACGGCTCTTTCTAAAGCTCAGGAAAGGATCAGTAGCTCTGAAACCCTGGTTTCAGATACCAGTCCACATCAGCCAGCTGACAGCTCTGAAACTAATCACAGGAGCCAAGTGTCAGCGTCACATGATTCAGATGAAATGCAGGTGTCAGAGAGAAGTCTCGTCATTGCAGAGGACGACATTAGCAGCAcaccagagagagagcaaaagcaTTGTGACAAAGGTCGAAAACGGAAGAAGCACCAGAAATCAAAAGCCAAGCGGTGTAGaaaggaggatgaggagagTAGAGAAGAGGACGGTGAACGTGAATCCAAATCCTCCCCAGCATCTCTCTCCCCCAACAGTCTCTACGCCAAGAACGTGATCAGGAAGAAGGGCGAAGTGGTGCTGGCGTGGACCAG AGATGAAGATCGAGCTATTCTGATTGACCTGAAGACAAAAGGGGCTTCACGGGACACTTTCTCTGCCTTGTCAGAGAAACTTGATAAGCCGTCAGAGCGG ATTGCTGACCGATTCTACCAGCTGATGAAGCTTTTTAAGAAGCAGGAGAAGATGGACACTTGA